In Streptomyces sp. NBC_00448, the following are encoded in one genomic region:
- a CDS encoding SchA/CurD-like domain-containing protein, whose product MTTLDDRLAPPSSSAVPGTARLRVVLLLDVLDGRQQRFLEAYEQIRHQVAAVPGHISDQLCQSLGNSSQWLITSEWEGSEPFLEWVESAAHRAMVEPLHGCVRDTRSLRFLVARETPEQGAPGAQGARTARAAAKPPAAPAAGLDPVPAPPLCSGGVVRHAITFTVKPGSEEAVAKLLSDYRAPQAQVDDTTRLLRTSLFMYGNRVVRAVEVAGDLGNALRHVAAQPEVRAVEEAINPYLEEDRDLTAAASARAFFARAALPAVGHETDPAPALGAGGGEPLTRQAFLYPVRPGRGADAARLLGALDAAAATDPTHPLAASTVFQRDDTVVRVIDVRGLPSDGPAAPVPADGPTDVLRELLVPGEPADPTGLGHGGHPMTPVTDRASR is encoded by the coding sequence ATGACGACTCTGGACGACCGGCTCGCCCCGCCCTCCTCCTCCGCCGTACCCGGCACGGCCCGGCTGCGCGTCGTACTGCTGCTGGACGTGCTCGACGGCAGGCAGCAGCGCTTCCTGGAGGCGTACGAGCAGATACGCCACCAGGTGGCGGCTGTGCCCGGACACATCAGCGACCAGCTGTGCCAGTCACTCGGGAACTCCTCGCAGTGGCTGATCACCAGCGAGTGGGAGGGCAGCGAGCCGTTCCTGGAGTGGGTGGAGAGCGCCGCGCACCGCGCGATGGTCGAGCCGCTGCACGGGTGCGTGCGGGACACCAGGTCGCTGCGGTTCCTGGTGGCGCGGGAGACGCCGGAGCAGGGCGCGCCCGGTGCACAGGGCGCGCGGACCGCCCGGGCCGCGGCGAAGCCGCCGGCGGCGCCCGCCGCCGGGCTCGACCCGGTGCCCGCGCCGCCGCTGTGCTCGGGCGGGGTGGTGCGGCACGCGATCACCTTCACGGTGAAGCCGGGCAGCGAGGAAGCGGTGGCGAAGCTGCTGTCCGACTACCGAGCGCCGCAGGCCCAGGTGGACGACACCACACGGCTGCTGCGCACGTCGCTCTTCATGTACGGCAACCGAGTGGTCCGGGCGGTCGAGGTGGCGGGTGACCTCGGCAACGCGCTACGGCACGTGGCGGCGCAGCCGGAGGTAAGGGCCGTCGAGGAGGCGATCAACCCTTACCTGGAAGAGGACCGCGACCTCACCGCCGCCGCCTCGGCGCGGGCCTTCTTCGCCCGGGCGGCCCTGCCCGCGGTCGGCCACGAGACGGACCCGGCCCCCGCCCTCGGCGCCGGCGGCGGCGAGCCGCTGACCCGGCAGGCGTTCCTGTACCCGGTACGGCCCGGCCGCGGCGCCGACGCGGCCCGGCTGCTCGGCGCCCTCGACGCCGCGGCCGCCACCGACCCGACGCACCCGCTGGCCGCTTCCACGGTCTTCCAGCGCGACGACACGGTGGTCCGCGTCATCGACGTCCGCGGGCTCCCCTCCGACGGCCCGGCCGCGCCGGTCCCCGCGGACGGCCCGACCGACGTGCTGCGCGAACTCCTCGTGCCGGGCGAGCCCGCCGACCCCACCGGGCTCGGCCACGGCGGCCACCCCATGACCCCCGTCACGGACCGCGCCTCGCGGTGA
- a CDS encoding cupin domain-containing protein produces the protein MTNEVRLVHLDDTSPNRRRGGDLRALLTPASVGATSGFMGVAIVQPGERIGEHYHPYSEEFVYVLSGELEVDLDGVSHPLRPEQGLMIPVDMRHRFRNVGDSEARMVFHLGPLAPRPELGHVDTEETEGVAEVAGEAASAPPDPTKARA, from the coding sequence ATGACGAACGAAGTGCGCCTCGTGCACCTGGACGACACCAGCCCGAACCGCCGGCGCGGCGGCGACCTGAGGGCCCTGCTGACGCCCGCGTCGGTCGGCGCGACCAGCGGTTTCATGGGCGTGGCGATCGTGCAGCCGGGCGAGCGGATCGGCGAGCACTACCACCCGTACTCCGAGGAGTTCGTCTACGTGCTGAGCGGGGAGCTGGAGGTGGACCTGGACGGCGTGAGCCACCCGCTGCGGCCGGAGCAGGGCCTGATGATCCCGGTGGACATGCGGCACCGGTTCCGGAACGTGGGTGACAGCGAGGCGCGGATGGTCTTCCACCTGGGCCCGCTCGCGCCCCGCCCGGAGCTGGGCCACGTGGACACCGAGGAGACCGAGGGCGTGGCGGAGGTGGCCGGCGAGGCTGCCTCGGCGCCTCCCGACCCGACCAAGGCGCGGGCGTGA
- a CDS encoding beta-ketoacyl-[acyl-carrier-protein] synthase family protein, with translation MNRPGGDRRVAVTGLGVVAPGGIGVPAFWDLLTSGRTATRGISLFDPAGFRSRIAAECDFDPRTAGLGAELAERADRYAQFALTATREAIRDSGLDLAAQDPWRVGVCLGSAVGGTTRLERDYVKVSASGSRWDVSPQEAGAHLHRAFQPSALASEVAEDIGAHGPVQTVSTGCTSGLDAVGHAFHAVQEGKADIIVAGAADSPISPITVACFDAIKATSTRNDDPAHASRPFDADRDGFVLGEGSAVLLLEEWEHARRRGARILCELRGFATFGNAYHMTGLTTEGREMSEAIDQALADARIDRTGVDYVNAHGSGTKQNDRHETAAVKRSLGEHARSVPMSSIKSMVGHSLGAIGAIELAACALALTHDVVPPTANYETPDPDCDLDYVPRTARQVRLRSVLSVGSGFGGFQSAVVLAHAERSTS, from the coding sequence GTGAACCGCCCTGGCGGCGACCGCCGGGTCGCGGTCACCGGCCTCGGGGTGGTCGCCCCCGGCGGCATCGGGGTACCGGCCTTCTGGGACCTGCTGACCTCCGGTCGTACGGCCACCCGCGGCATCAGCCTCTTCGACCCGGCCGGCTTCCGCTCCCGGATCGCCGCGGAGTGCGACTTCGACCCGAGGACGGCAGGGCTCGGCGCCGAACTGGCCGAACGCGCCGACCGCTACGCCCAGTTCGCGCTGACCGCGACGCGCGAGGCGATCCGGGACAGCGGTCTCGACCTCGCCGCGCAGGACCCGTGGCGGGTCGGGGTGTGCCTGGGCTCGGCCGTCGGCGGCACCACCCGGCTGGAACGGGACTACGTCAAGGTCAGTGCGTCGGGAAGCCGTTGGGACGTGTCGCCGCAGGAGGCGGGCGCCCATCTGCACCGGGCGTTCCAACCCAGCGCGCTCGCCTCGGAGGTGGCCGAGGACATCGGCGCGCACGGCCCGGTGCAGACGGTCTCCACCGGCTGCACCTCGGGTCTCGACGCGGTCGGCCACGCCTTCCACGCCGTGCAGGAGGGCAAGGCCGACATCATCGTGGCCGGGGCGGCGGACTCGCCGATCTCACCGATCACGGTCGCCTGCTTCGACGCGATCAAGGCCACCTCGACCCGCAACGACGACCCGGCGCACGCCTCGCGCCCGTTCGACGCGGACCGGGACGGCTTCGTGCTCGGCGAGGGCTCGGCGGTGCTGCTGCTGGAGGAGTGGGAGCACGCCCGGCGGCGCGGTGCCCGCATCCTCTGCGAGCTGCGCGGCTTCGCGACCTTCGGGAACGCCTACCACATGACCGGACTGACCACCGAGGGCCGGGAGATGTCCGAGGCGATCGACCAGGCGCTGGCCGACGCGCGGATCGACCGGACCGGCGTGGACTACGTCAACGCGCACGGCTCCGGCACCAAGCAGAACGACCGGCACGAGACGGCGGCGGTCAAGCGCTCGCTCGGCGAGCACGCGCGCTCGGTGCCGATGAGTTCGATCAAGTCGATGGTCGGGCACTCGCTCGGCGCCATCGGCGCGATCGAACTCGCCGCGTGCGCGCTGGCGTTGACGCACGACGTGGTGCCGCCGACCGCCAACTACGAGACCCCGGACCCGGACTGCGACCTGGACTACGTGCCCCGCACCGCGCGGCAGGTCCGGCTGCGGTCCGTGCTGTCGGTCGGCAGCGGCTTCGGCGGCTTCCAGTCCGCGGTGGTGCTCGCACACGCCGAGAGGAGCACGTCATGA
- a CDS encoding beta-ketoacyl synthase N-terminal-like domain-containing protein: MSGSDSGRGQTVVTGIGVVAPNGVGTEAFWKAVQLGGSVLGPVRREGCERLPLKVAGQVEDGFDPAGLVEDRFLVQTDRFSHFAMAAAELALSEAHLAADPDSPFAIGVVTAAGSGGGEFGQRELQQLWGSGPQFVGPYQSIAWFYAASTGQVSIRGGFRGPCGVLADDEAGGLDVFAHAGRAIRRGTDAMVVGATEAPLAPYSVVCQLGYDELSLATDPRHAYLPFTDDACGYSPAEGGAMFVVEEESAARRRGARVRAVVAGHAATFTGTGGWRHSREGLARAARGALAEAGCAPEEVDVVFADALGVPEADQAEALAIADALGPRAATVPVTAPKTGFGRAYAAASALDAAAAVLALEHGVVPPTPNVTEVRHDLDVVTGEARIAPLRTALVLSRGLMGCNAALVLRVPESPLSPH, from the coding sequence ATGAGCGGGTCCGACAGCGGCCGCGGGCAGACCGTGGTCACCGGGATCGGCGTCGTCGCGCCGAACGGCGTGGGCACCGAGGCGTTCTGGAAGGCGGTGCAGCTGGGCGGTTCGGTGCTCGGCCCGGTCCGCCGGGAGGGCTGCGAGCGGCTCCCGCTGAAGGTCGCGGGCCAGGTCGAGGACGGCTTCGACCCGGCCGGGCTGGTCGAGGACCGCTTCCTCGTACAGACCGACCGGTTCAGCCACTTCGCCATGGCGGCCGCGGAACTCGCCCTGTCCGAAGCCCACTTGGCGGCGGACCCGGACTCGCCGTTCGCGATCGGCGTGGTCACCGCGGCCGGCTCGGGCGGCGGCGAGTTCGGCCAGCGCGAGTTGCAGCAACTGTGGGGCAGCGGGCCGCAGTTCGTCGGCCCGTACCAGTCCATCGCCTGGTTCTACGCGGCCAGCACCGGCCAGGTCTCGATCCGCGGCGGCTTCCGGGGCCCGTGCGGGGTGCTCGCCGACGACGAGGCCGGCGGCCTGGACGTGTTCGCGCACGCCGGCCGGGCCATCCGGCGCGGCACCGACGCGATGGTGGTCGGCGCCACCGAGGCCCCGCTCGCGCCGTACTCCGTGGTGTGCCAGCTCGGCTACGACGAGCTGAGCCTGGCCACCGACCCGCGGCACGCCTACCTGCCGTTCACCGACGACGCCTGCGGCTACTCCCCCGCCGAGGGCGGCGCGATGTTCGTGGTCGAGGAGGAGTCCGCGGCCCGGCGGCGCGGCGCGCGGGTACGGGCGGTGGTCGCCGGGCACGCGGCCACGTTCACCGGCACCGGCGGCTGGCGGCACTCCCGGGAGGGCCTCGCGCGGGCGGCGCGGGGCGCGCTGGCGGAGGCCGGCTGCGCGCCCGAGGAGGTGGACGTGGTCTTCGCCGACGCGCTCGGCGTGCCCGAGGCCGACCAGGCCGAGGCCCTCGCCATCGCCGACGCGCTCGGGCCGCGCGCCGCGACCGTGCCCGTCACCGCCCCCAAGACCGGCTTCGGCCGCGCCTACGCGGCCGCCTCGGCGCTGGACGCCGCCGCGGCCGTGCTCGCCCTCGAACACGGCGTGGTGCCGCCCACCCCGAACGTGACCGAGGTCCGGCACGACCTCGACGTGGTCACCGGCGAGGCCCGCATCGCGCCGCTGCGCACCGCGCTGGTGCTCAGCCGCGGGCTGATGGGCTGCAACGCGGCGCTGGTGCTGCGCGTGCCCGAGTCCCCCCTTTCCCCCCACTGA